From the Thermococcus guaymasensis DSM 11113 genome, one window contains:
- a CDS encoding sodium ion-translocating decarboxylase subunit beta — MTSFVDFFNTIGLLHLTVGNLIMIAVGLTLVYLAIRYEMEPLLLLPIGITAVLVNLPLSGIANWPVAVNLPESVSGNIFKTIAYMSQHYGEPGFLDLVYYLLIKTEVVPLLIFLGLGAMTDFGPMIADPKTALLGAAAQIGVFVAMLTALALGFNLHQAASIGIIGGADGPTTIYLTTKLAPEILAATAVAAYSYMSLVPLIQPPIIKALTTPEERKIRMEQLRPVSKREKILFPIVSMIVIGLLVPSAAPLIGMLMIGNLFRESGVVQRLSKAAQEELMNIVTIFLGLGVGSTMRAESFLTPETLKILALGVVAFASATAAGVLFGKLMMKLSGGRINPMIGAAGVSAVPMSARVVQRIASEEDPGNFILMHAMGPNVAGVIGTAVVAGVFLALLG; from the coding sequence ATGACAAGCTTTGTGGACTTCTTCAACACCATTGGCCTGCTCCACCTCACTGTAGGGAACCTCATTATGATCGCAGTGGGTCTGACGCTGGTTTATCTGGCAATACGCTATGAGATGGAGCCCCTGCTCCTCCTCCCGATAGGCATTACAGCCGTGCTCGTCAATCTCCCCTTGAGTGGCATCGCCAACTGGCCGGTTGCAGTGAACCTCCCCGAGAGCGTTAGTGGTAACATATTCAAGACGATAGCATATATGAGCCAGCACTACGGCGAACCGGGTTTCTTGGATCTCGTCTACTACCTTCTCATTAAGACCGAGGTAGTGCCGCTCCTAATATTCCTCGGCCTCGGAGCGATGACCGACTTCGGGCCGATGATTGCCGATCCAAAGACCGCCCTTCTCGGCGCCGCGGCCCAGATAGGTGTCTTCGTGGCGATGCTAACTGCCTTGGCTCTGGGCTTTAACCTCCACCAGGCGGCTTCGATAGGAATCATCGGCGGTGCCGACGGGCCGACGACGATATACCTGACCACAAAGCTCGCGCCCGAGATTCTTGCCGCCACGGCCGTCGCCGCTTACAGCTATATGAGCCTTGTCCCGCTGATCCAGCCGCCGATCATCAAGGCCCTGACAACCCCTGAGGAGAGGAAAATCAGAATGGAACAGCTCAGGCCGGTGTCAAAGAGGGAGAAGATACTCTTCCCGATCGTCAGCATGATTGTCATCGGCCTCCTCGTCCCCAGCGCGGCTCCGCTTATCGGAATGCTCATGATAGGTAATCTGTTCAGGGAGAGCGGCGTCGTCCAGAGGCTCAGCAAGGCCGCCCAGGAGGAGCTCATGAACATCGTTACCATATTCCTTGGCCTCGGTGTTGGCTCCACTATGAGGGCCGAGAGCTTCCTGACCCCGGAGACCCTCAAGATACTCGCCCTCGGTGTCGTCGCCTTCGCCAGCGCAACGGCGGCAGGCGTGCTCTTCGGAAAGCTCATGATGAAGCTCTCCGGAGGCAGGATAAACCCGATGATAGGAGCAGCTGGAGTTTCGGCGGTCCCGATGTCGGCCAGGGTCGTCCAGAGAATAGCAAGCGAGGAAGACCCGGGCAACTTCATCCTCATGCACGCGATGGGACCGAACGTGGCCGGAGTTATAGGGACTGCCGTCGTCGCAGGGGTTTTCCTCGCCCTGCTGGGCTGA
- a CDS encoding acetyl-CoA carboxylase biotin carboxyl carrier protein subunit yields the protein MKVKVIIDGREYEVEVEELGGGKFRVSFEGKTYEVEAEGLGIALPNVPETGVSAPSAVPASVPAPTPAPAPTPAPSAPAPAQASPNTVTAPMPGKVVRILVKEGQEVKVGQGLLVLEAMKMENEIPAPKDGVVKKIYVKEGDAVNTGDPLIELG from the coding sequence ATGAAGGTTAAGGTCATCATCGATGGAAGGGAGTACGAGGTCGAGGTTGAGGAGCTCGGTGGTGGAAAGTTCAGGGTCAGCTTCGAGGGAAAAACCTACGAGGTCGAGGCTGAAGGGTTGGGAATAGCGCTCCCGAACGTTCCTGAGACAGGCGTTAGTGCCCCCTCGGCAGTCCCTGCGAGTGTTCCTGCACCGACTCCTGCACCTGCTCCCACTCCGGCTCCGAGTGCCCCGGCACCGGCCCAGGCTTCGCCGAATACCGTGACGGCCCCGATGCCTGGCAAGGTTGTTAGGATACTCGTCAAGGAGGGGCAGGAGGTTAAGGTTGGGCAGGGGTTGCTCGTTCTTGAGGCTATGAAGATGGAGAACGAGATTCCGGCACCAAAAGACGGTGTTGTTAAGAAAATCTACGTGAAGGAAGGCGACGCAGTAAACACCGGCGACCCACTAATAGAACTTGGGTGA
- a CDS encoding carboxyl transferase domain-containing protein: protein MSMEEKLNELYERRKKILAMGGEKAVEKQHAKGKLTARERIEKLLDPGSFVELGMFVKHRGTEFGMDKRELPADGVITGYGTIDGRLVFVYAQDFTVMGGSLGEMHAAKIKRVMELALEAGAPVIGLNDSGGARIQEGVDSLKGYGEIFKMNTLLSGVVPQITAIMGPCAGGAVYSPAIGDFILMVDNPASFMFITGPQVVKAVTGVEVTPVQLGGAMVHAQKAGQAHLIGKSDEEVLALIRRLVSYLPSNNMEKPPKVKTSDLPFRKSERLYEIVPDDPNKPYDVRDVIYEIVDRDENGNPDFLEILPYFAPNAVVGFGRMNGQTVGIVANNPKYFAGVLDIDSSDKIARFVRTCDAFNIPIVTLVDVPGYLPGVDQESRGIIRHGAKVLYAYAEATVPMVTVILRKAYGGAYLAMGSKHLGADFVFAWPTAEIAVMGPEGAANIIFRKEIAQAENPEEVRGQKIAEYREKFANPYVAASRGYIDDVIDPAETRGKVIMALEALESKRVKLPPKKHGNIPL from the coding sequence ATGAGCATGGAGGAGAAGCTCAACGAGCTTTACGAAAGGAGGAAAAAGATTCTCGCAATGGGCGGCGAGAAGGCCGTCGAGAAACAGCACGCCAAGGGCAAACTTACCGCCCGCGAAAGGATTGAAAAGCTCCTCGACCCCGGAAGCTTTGTCGAACTCGGCATGTTCGTCAAGCACCGTGGAACTGAGTTCGGAATGGACAAGAGGGAACTTCCGGCGGATGGCGTCATAACGGGCTACGGAACCATTGATGGTCGCCTTGTCTTCGTCTACGCCCAGGACTTCACCGTCATGGGCGGTTCCCTCGGCGAGATGCACGCCGCGAAGATTAAACGTGTCATGGAGCTGGCATTGGAGGCAGGCGCTCCGGTCATAGGCCTCAACGACTCTGGAGGAGCAAGGATTCAGGAGGGAGTTGACTCGCTCAAAGGCTACGGTGAGATTTTCAAGATGAACACCCTGCTGAGCGGTGTGGTTCCCCAGATTACCGCGATAATGGGGCCCTGTGCCGGCGGAGCGGTTTACAGCCCGGCAATAGGCGACTTCATCCTCATGGTGGACAACCCGGCAAGCTTCATGTTCATCACCGGCCCACAGGTCGTTAAGGCCGTTACCGGCGTTGAAGTTACCCCCGTCCAGCTCGGTGGCGCGATGGTTCACGCCCAGAAAGCCGGTCAGGCCCACCTCATAGGCAAGAGCGACGAGGAAGTCCTTGCCCTCATAAGGCGCCTCGTGAGCTATTTGCCGTCCAATAACATGGAGAAGCCGCCAAAAGTTAAGACGAGCGACTTGCCCTTCAGGAAGAGCGAGAGGCTCTATGAAATCGTTCCGGACGACCCGAACAAGCCCTACGACGTCAGGGACGTCATCTACGAGATAGTGGACAGAGATGAGAACGGCAACCCAGACTTCCTGGAGATTCTGCCCTACTTCGCCCCGAACGCGGTCGTCGGCTTTGGAAGGATGAACGGCCAGACCGTTGGTATCGTCGCCAACAACCCGAAGTACTTCGCGGGTGTTCTCGACATAGACAGCTCAGACAAGATAGCGCGCTTTGTCAGAACCTGCGACGCCTTCAACATACCCATCGTTACCCTCGTTGACGTTCCCGGCTATTTACCGGGCGTTGACCAGGAGAGCAGGGGAATAATCAGGCACGGCGCGAAGGTTCTCTACGCCTACGCAGAGGCAACCGTCCCGATGGTAACCGTGATTCTGAGGAAGGCCTACGGTGGAGCTTACCTCGCGATGGGAAGCAAGCACCTCGGGGCCGACTTCGTTTTCGCCTGGCCTACCGCGGAAATAGCTGTCATGGGTCCTGAAGGCGCCGCTAACATAATTTTCAGGAAAGAAATCGCCCAAGCGGAGAACCCGGAGGAAGTTAGAGGGCAGAAGATAGCCGAGTACCGCGAGAAGTTCGCCAACCCGTACGTCGCCGCCTCGCGCGGTTACATCGACGACGTCATCGACCCTGCGGAGACGAGGGGCAAGGTCATAATGGCGCTCGAAGCCCTTGAGAGCAAGCGCGTCAAGCTCCCGCCGAAGAAGCACGGCAACATACCGCTGTGA
- a CDS encoding translation initiation factor IF-2 subunit beta, with translation MSESIDFYDFERLLDKAYEELPENVKSHKSRFEVPPAVVTIAGNRTIIENFVDIAEAMNRDPNHLLKFILREVATAGTLEGRRVILQGRFTPYLIANKMKKYLKEFVICPVCGSPDTKIIKRGRFHFLKCEACGAETPIQHL, from the coding sequence ATGAGCGAGAGCATTGACTTTTACGACTTCGAGAGGCTCCTAGATAAGGCTTACGAGGAGTTGCCCGAGAACGTGAAGTCCCACAAGTCCCGTTTCGAGGTTCCGCCGGCGGTCGTTACAATAGCCGGTAACAGGACGATAATCGAGAACTTCGTTGACATAGCCGAGGCCATGAACCGCGACCCGAACCACCTGCTCAAGTTCATCCTGCGCGAGGTGGCGACGGCCGGAACGCTGGAGGGCAGACGCGTAATCCTGCAGGGACGCTTCACTCCGTACCTCATAGCCAACAAGATGAAGAAGTACCTCAAGGAGTTCGTCATCTGTCCCGTCTGTGGAAGCCCCGATACCAAGATTATCAAGCGCGGGCGCTTCCACTTCCTCAAGTGCGAGGCCTGTGGTGCCGAAACGCCAATCCAGCACCTCTGA
- a CDS encoding DUF835 domain-containing protein, with the protein MKAPYSYFKLFIIALIEGLEYLAIENGFKRLFKLISTIRDHAILSGSIVLIATTPDGWKKEEWVS; encoded by the coding sequence ATTAAGGCGCCCTACTCCTATTTTAAGCTTTTCATTATCGCCCTCATAGAGGGTCTTGAATACCTGGCCATTGAAAACGGCTTCAAGAGGCTTTTCAAACTCATTTCGACCATACGCGACCACGCAATACTGAGTGGCTCGATAGTCCTGATAGCCACAACGCCCGATGGGTGGAAAAAAGAGGAGTGGGTTTCCTAA
- a CDS encoding OadG family protein: protein MSQFAEGGWITVIGVTIVFAILGILALVMYAIGAFERRMTRKAESKPKSEAKEAPVEEKKETEVQKEIPPRDLAIITASILAYIAKKAEVVRPLPFRRKVSDAWRLYGLQTGMNEVENFNYELGKW from the coding sequence ATGAGCCAGTTTGCCGAAGGCGGATGGATTACGGTAATCGGCGTCACGATAGTCTTCGCGATACTGGGAATACTCGCCCTGGTCATGTACGCCATAGGCGCCTTCGAGCGCAGAATGACAAGGAAGGCCGAGAGCAAACCCAAGAGCGAAGCTAAGGAAGCACCCGTTGAGGAGAAGAAAGAGACGGAGGTTCAGAAGGAGATTCCCCCCAGGGATTTGGCCATTATTACCGCTTCAATTTTGGCCTATATCGCGAAGAAGGCCGAGGTGGTTCGTCCCTTACCATTTAGGAGGAAGGTCTCCGACGCCTGGCGCCTCTATGGCCTCCAGACAGGTATGAATGAGGTTGAGAACTTCAACTATGAACTCGGGAAGTGGTGA
- a CDS encoding LAGLIDADG family homing endonuclease, with protein sequence MDREDMISRFATFLREYKDDDGNPVYLNRLKDLITVVPRRSLRIDWAHLNSFDPELAQELLENPEEVLMAGEDAIQIVLREDLMYSEEFKVHARFYNLPHTLLVKELGSEHINRLIQVEGIITRISEVKPFVQRAVFVCKDCGNEMVRLQRPYENLVKPAKCDACGSRNIELDVDKSRFINFQSFRLQDRPESLKGGQMPRFVDAILLDDLVDTALPGDRVLVTGILRVILEQRDKRPIFKKVLEVNHIEQLSKEIEELEITPEDEQKIRELAKRKDIVDAIVDSIAPAIWGHKIVKKGIALALFGGVPRVLPDGTKLRGESHVLLVGDPGVAKCVDYHTKVLLADGSLEEIGDVVEDAIEKAKAEGTLGRVEDGFYAPIDIELYALDAKALKVRRVKANIAWKRKAPNRMFRIKTASGREIRVTPTHPFFTFENGQFKTRKAKELKIGDFVAVPRVVPVDGEAVRLSEVPVEKPRTAKARLKLPKTADEKFWYLIGLFVGEGYSQNREGSATVYFTNNDEQLIRFVYDYLKSLGLNPTIREPHKGKSAWEVYVSSVEFYRLLEWLGIASNSKSKRVPPQLFRARLEDIRAFLRGYFDAEGTVDKNRAKITVVSASEELLRGVQHLLLRFGIKSQIHETKARATNGKMKAPRTYYRLFITGEDSIKFREEIGFGLRTKMDALKRVTSNGKTNTNVDIVPGVGQLLRHLRIKAGLTQAQMGISRSTYLHYERGDRLPSREKLKAITEILKTKLPDSPEVDLLVALSDSDIFWDRVVEIEEYKPEHEWVYDLQVPEHHNFIANDIFVHNSQLLRYVANLAPRAIYTSGKSSSAAGLTAAAVRDEFTGSWVLEAGVLVLADGGFACLHPDSRVLADGKYVRIEDLFELEKSYKALSDGQIVDIQEKEMEVTSLNLGSMRTKTSKATIIRRKPWKGELLRLKFRSGNEVTLTPDHLLIDGQTFEWKEAERFKVGDMVVAPLKLPAVGRKVYLLDILPSDWKVKLTPEEKNELKGEILRRFKSLAEFNRKYDISKDFLSGKGSIRVGKFREILHELGLYEKWRERPLTYGPNYRRERLKVTYITPELAYFLGFLYGDGWIKRNGSKVHVRIVQSKVHKDQIRAIRRAFESFYDEPLREYERTTRSKLAGNEITSDTITFHVSSPLLAYLYEYLTENNLKNTFSLDDEALKAFIAGALDSDGCVSVKKSERGSVVHIEFLLSNDLESDKAFALLLRRFDIYARVIPGKGVNKIRVTGREDVTNLLNAVKDYSVKVKEIPTKKHLVSARSDKVPAEPVRRIAKAIIKSVPAKVLQERGLWSTVYSYAGGKYQPSRIQLRKIVERLGDVLTPEIRLKLEVLATRDYFLDEIVSIERVPYEGYVYDLYVPGEHNFLAEGIIVHNCIDEFDKMSDRDRSAIHEALEQQSYHHDFELLLADGRKVKIGELVDSLIEANRDKVILGRDTEILPVDEIEVLAYDLEKKEVVKVKANRVSRHKAPEKFIRLRFSNGREIVVTPEHPIMVWENGEIREKPAEKVTVDDVVLGVARYPIEIEQPGEPLRDERAAWNRQDYLYSLGIVSKIKKAPGRYEVAPTERTFPGELLKMLRDAGKELRFKLSKWYPARKPLVPEKLLREEIQRLKDHIKHVREVAEKEPSKALNYLIKSKIASKYGLTSQTLEHWVARGEQLALSIVKNEVEKTAERIEEAIKNVEELLDGNVNFLEVKKVEEIPNEGWEWVYDVTVEPYHLFVSHGLVLHNTISISKAGITATLNARTTVIAAANPKFGRFNRMKSLPEQLDLPPTLLSRFDLIFLLLDEPDEKIDASIAEHILKVRRGEAEVVTPKIPYDLLKKYIAYARKNVHPVLSREAMEEIKRYYVKMRKSLKRGNEEGVQPIPITARQLEALIRLSEAHARMRLSETVTREDARAAIELIEAMMRTIAVDEEGNIDVSILEVGKSSKKLNKIEKLVDIIKNLEPEGEYGAPADKVIEAAKQAGVGSKREVEKLIEELKADGRIYEPRAGFYRVL encoded by the coding sequence ATGGATAGAGAAGACATGATATCACGCTTCGCTACGTTCCTCCGCGAGTATAAGGATGACGATGGGAATCCGGTTTACCTTAACCGCCTAAAGGATCTTATCACCGTGGTTCCAAGGAGGTCTCTCCGCATAGACTGGGCCCATCTCAACTCCTTCGACCCGGAGCTTGCGCAGGAGCTCCTCGAAAACCCAGAGGAAGTCCTGATGGCAGGAGAAGACGCTATTCAGATAGTCCTGAGAGAGGACCTCATGTATTCAGAAGAGTTCAAGGTACACGCGAGGTTTTACAACCTGCCCCACACTCTCCTCGTTAAGGAACTTGGAAGCGAGCACATAAACCGGCTCATACAGGTCGAGGGCATCATCACGCGTATTAGCGAGGTCAAGCCCTTCGTCCAGAGGGCGGTCTTTGTTTGTAAGGACTGCGGAAACGAGATGGTAAGGCTTCAGAGGCCCTATGAGAACCTTGTCAAGCCAGCTAAATGCGACGCCTGCGGAAGCAGAAACATTGAGCTCGATGTCGATAAGAGCCGCTTCATAAACTTCCAGAGCTTCCGCCTCCAGGACAGGCCCGAGAGCCTCAAGGGCGGACAGATGCCGAGGTTCGTTGACGCAATACTCTTGGATGACCTCGTCGATACTGCCCTTCCCGGCGACCGCGTTCTGGTCACAGGAATCCTGCGCGTTATCCTTGAGCAGAGGGACAAGAGGCCGATCTTCAAGAAAGTCCTCGAGGTCAACCACATCGAACAGCTCAGTAAGGAGATAGAGGAGCTTGAGATTACCCCAGAGGACGAGCAGAAGATACGCGAGCTGGCCAAGAGGAAAGACATCGTGGACGCGATAGTTGACTCGATAGCCCCCGCAATCTGGGGGCATAAAATTGTGAAGAAGGGCATCGCGCTGGCCCTCTTCGGCGGTGTGCCGAGGGTTCTTCCGGACGGAACTAAGCTTCGCGGTGAGAGCCACGTCCTGCTCGTTGGAGATCCGGGAGTGGCAAAGTGCGTTGATTACCATACGAAGGTTCTCCTCGCAGATGGTAGTCTAGAGGAAATTGGTGATGTCGTTGAGGACGCCATTGAAAAGGCCAAAGCTGAAGGAACGCTCGGAAGGGTTGAGGATGGCTTCTACGCGCCGATTGACATCGAACTCTACGCTCTCGACGCGAAAGCACTGAAGGTCAGGAGAGTTAAGGCGAACATCGCCTGGAAGAGAAAAGCTCCGAACAGGATGTTCAGAATAAAGACCGCGAGCGGGCGCGAAATCCGCGTAACTCCTACTCACCCGTTCTTCACCTTTGAAAACGGGCAGTTCAAAACAAGAAAAGCGAAAGAGCTTAAGATTGGCGATTTTGTGGCCGTGCCAAGAGTAGTTCCTGTTGATGGAGAAGCCGTTAGGCTCTCAGAGGTTCCCGTTGAGAAACCGAGAACAGCAAAAGCGAGGCTTAAACTTCCAAAGACTGCCGACGAGAAGTTCTGGTATCTAATCGGGCTGTTTGTTGGAGAAGGGTATTCCCAAAACAGGGAGGGCAGTGCAACGGTGTACTTCACGAACAACGATGAGCAGTTGATACGATTTGTTTATGACTACCTCAAGAGCCTTGGCCTTAACCCAACTATTCGCGAGCCTCACAAGGGCAAGAGTGCATGGGAAGTCTACGTGAGTAGCGTTGAATTCTACCGTTTGCTTGAGTGGTTGGGTATTGCATCGAACTCAAAGAGTAAGAGAGTCCCACCGCAACTTTTCAGGGCAAGACTGGAGGACATTAGGGCCTTCCTAAGAGGTTACTTTGATGCTGAAGGCACAGTTGACAAAAATAGGGCCAAGATAACAGTGGTTTCTGCTTCGGAGGAGCTTCTTAGGGGTGTTCAGCACCTTCTCCTCAGATTTGGGATAAAATCCCAGATACATGAGACTAAAGCTCGCGCGACCAACGGTAAAATGAAAGCCCCAAGAACATACTACAGGCTGTTCATTACCGGAGAAGACTCGATTAAGTTCAGAGAGGAGATTGGCTTTGGTCTCAGGACTAAAATGGATGCTCTAAAACGTGTAACATCCAACGGAAAAACAAACACTAACGTTGACATTGTTCCAGGAGTTGGTCAATTGTTAAGACATCTCCGCATCAAAGCAGGACTGACGCAGGCTCAGATGGGTATAAGCAGATCAACTTACCTGCACTATGAGCGGGGAGACCGGCTTCCAAGCAGAGAAAAGCTCAAGGCCATCACTGAAATCCTCAAAACAAAACTACCTGACTCACCAGAAGTTGACCTCTTGGTTGCTCTTTCGGACTCCGACATCTTCTGGGACCGGGTAGTGGAGATTGAGGAATATAAACCGGAGCACGAGTGGGTCTACGACCTCCAGGTTCCGGAACACCACAACTTCATTGCCAACGACATCTTTGTCCACAACAGCCAGCTCCTCCGCTACGTGGCCAATTTAGCGCCGAGGGCGATTTATACGAGCGGTAAGAGCTCAAGCGCCGCCGGTTTGACGGCCGCAGCCGTGCGCGACGAGTTCACCGGCTCGTGGGTTCTGGAAGCCGGTGTTCTGGTGTTGGCGGATGGAGGCTTTGCCTGCCTGCATCCTGATTCGAGGGTTCTCGCCGATGGAAAGTATGTCCGCATCGAAGACCTCTTTGAGCTGGAGAAGTCCTACAAGGCCCTCTCCGACGGCCAGATCGTGGACATTCAGGAGAAGGAGATGGAGGTCACTTCCCTCAACCTCGGAAGCATGAGGACGAAGACATCTAAAGCCACGATAATTCGCAGGAAACCCTGGAAGGGCGAGCTACTCAGGCTGAAGTTCCGCTCGGGCAACGAGGTAACCCTAACCCCAGACCATCTCCTCATAGATGGCCAGACCTTCGAGTGGAAGGAGGCAGAGAGGTTCAAGGTTGGCGATATGGTGGTTGCCCCGCTGAAGCTTCCAGCAGTGGGGAGAAAAGTGTACCTGCTCGATATTCTGCCCTCGGACTGGAAGGTCAAGCTGACCCCCGAAGAAAAGAACGAGCTGAAGGGAGAAATCCTCAGAAGATTCAAGAGCCTCGCGGAGTTCAACAGGAAGTACGACATCTCAAAGGACTTCCTCTCAGGGAAGGGTTCTATCCGCGTCGGGAAGTTCAGGGAGATACTGCATGAGCTGGGACTCTACGAGAAGTGGCGCGAGAGGCCTCTAACCTACGGCCCAAACTACCGCAGGGAGCGCCTTAAAGTGACCTACATAACGCCGGAGCTTGCGTACTTCCTCGGATTCCTCTACGGCGACGGGTGGATAAAGAGGAACGGTTCCAAGGTTCACGTTCGCATCGTGCAGTCGAAGGTTCACAAGGACCAAATTAGGGCAATCAGGCGGGCATTTGAGAGCTTCTACGACGAACCGTTAAGGGAGTACGAGAGAACCACGAGGAGCAAGCTTGCGGGTAATGAGATAACGAGTGACACGATAACGTTCCACGTTAGCTCGCCCCTGCTTGCCTACCTGTACGAGTACCTCACCGAGAACAACCTGAAAAATACGTTCTCTCTGGACGACGAGGCATTGAAGGCGTTTATCGCGGGTGCACTCGACTCGGACGGCTGTGTTTCGGTTAAGAAGAGCGAGAGGGGAAGTGTGGTCCACATAGAATTTCTGCTCTCAAATGATTTGGAAAGTGACAAAGCCTTTGCACTGCTCCTCAGGAGGTTTGACATATACGCCCGCGTGATTCCAGGGAAAGGTGTGAACAAGATTAGGGTAACTGGGAGGGAGGACGTGACAAACCTCCTCAACGCGGTTAAGGATTACAGCGTTAAGGTCAAGGAGATACCCACTAAAAAGCATCTCGTCTCGGCGAGGAGCGACAAAGTGCCGGCAGAACCCGTTAGGAGAATCGCAAAAGCTATTATCAAGAGCGTTCCGGCCAAAGTACTGCAGGAGAGAGGGCTCTGGAGTACCGTTTATTCCTATGCCGGGGGCAAGTATCAGCCCAGCAGGATTCAGCTAAGAAAAATCGTTGAAAGGCTTGGCGATGTTCTTACTCCAGAAATACGGCTTAAGCTCGAAGTCCTTGCCACGAGGGACTACTTCCTCGATGAAATCGTCTCCATCGAGCGCGTTCCCTACGAGGGCTATGTCTATGACCTCTACGTGCCGGGTGAGCACAACTTCCTGGCCGAGGGAATCATCGTCCACAACTGCATCGACGAGTTCGACAAGATGAGCGACCGCGACAGGAGCGCGATACACGAGGCGCTGGAACAGCAGAGCTACCACCACGACTTTGAGCTTCTCTTAGCTGACGGCAGGAAGGTGAAGATAGGCGAGCTGGTCGATTCGCTTATCGAGGCCAACCGCGATAAGGTAATACTCGGCAGGGACACCGAAATCCTGCCGGTTGATGAGATAGAGGTGCTCGCCTACGACCTTGAAAAGAAGGAAGTGGTCAAGGTCAAGGCCAACCGCGTGAGCAGGCACAAGGCTCCGGAGAAGTTCATACGGCTGAGGTTCTCGAACGGCAGGGAGATAGTTGTCACACCCGAACACCCGATCATGGTGTGGGAGAACGGTGAAATAAGAGAGAAGCCGGCGGAGAAGGTCACCGTGGACGATGTCGTGCTCGGAGTTGCGAGGTACCCCATTGAGATCGAGCAGCCCGGCGAACCGCTCAGGGACGAGAGGGCCGCTTGGAACAGGCAGGACTACCTCTACTCCCTCGGGATAGTGTCTAAGATTAAAAAGGCCCCCGGCCGCTACGAGGTGGCACCCACAGAGAGAACCTTTCCAGGAGAACTCCTAAAAATGCTTAGAGATGCGGGAAAAGAACTGCGCTTCAAGCTCTCCAAGTGGTACCCCGCGAGAAAGCCCCTCGTTCCAGAGAAACTCCTGAGAGAGGAAATACAGAGGCTTAAGGATCACATCAAGCACGTCAGGGAAGTCGCCGAGAAAGAGCCCTCCAAAGCCCTCAACTACCTTATCAAATCAAAGATTGCCTCCAAATATGGCCTTACCTCCCAGACCCTCGAACACTGGGTAGCTAGGGGAGAGCAGCTCGCCCTCTCAATAGTAAAGAACGAAGTGGAGAAGACTGCAGAAAGGATCGAAGAGGCCATAAAAAACGTGGAAGAGCTTCTAGATGGCAATGTCAACTTCCTTGAGGTAAAAAAGGTCGAAGAGATCCCCAATGAGGGTTGGGAGTGGGTCTACGACGTAACCGTCGAGCCGTACCACCTTTTCGTCTCCCACGGGCTCGTTCTCCACAACACGATAAGCATCTCCAAGGCCGGGATTACGGCGACGCTCAACGCGAGGACTACAGTTATAGCCGCCGCCAACCCGAAGTTCGGCCGCTTCAATCGCATGAAGTCCCTTCCAGAACAGCTCGACCTGCCGCCGACCCTGCTGAGCAGGTTTGACCTCATATTCCTCCTGCTCGATGAACCAGACGAAAAAATCGACGCGAGCATAGCGGAGCACATCCTCAAAGTGAGGAGGGGAGAGGCCGAGGTCGTCACGCCGAAGATACCCTACGACCTTCTCAAGAAGTACATAGCCTACGCGAGGAAAAACGTCCACCCAGTCCTCAGCAGGGAAGCGATGGAGGAGATAAAGCGCTACTACGTCAAGATGAGAAAGAGTTTGAAGAGGGGCAACGAAGAGGGCGTCCAGCCGATTCCAATAACCGCGAGACAGCTTGAGGCCCTCATACGTCTAAGCGAGGCCCACGCAAGGATGCGCCTCAGCGAGACGGTAACGCGCGAAGATGCCAGGGCAGCGATAGAGCTCATCGAGGCAATGATGAGAACCATAGCGGTGGACGAGGAAGGCAACATCGACGTCTCGATCCTGGAGGTAGGAAAGAGCTCGAAGAAGCTCAACAAGATAGAGAAGCTAGTCGATATAATCAAGAACCTCGAGCCGGAGGGCGAATACGGAGCACCGGCCGACAAGGTGATAGAAGCAGCAAAACAGGCAGGAGTTGGAAGCAAGCGCGAGGTGGAGAAGCTCATCGAGGAACTGAAGGCAGATGGCAGAATCTACGAGCCAAGGGCTGGCTTTTACAGGGTGCTCTAA